The Streptomyces nigra genome includes the window CGGCGGGCGTAGGCGTGTTGGAGGCCTCGGGTGGCCGGGCCGGCCGCGCGGGAGTACCACTTGGCGGGGCGGCTGAAGGCGTTCACGGAGAGCCAGACCGTGCCGTCGCCGGTGCGTTCCACGACGAAGGCCTCCTCGCCGCACTCGGGGTGGCCGGCGAGGGTGCCGTAGGCCCAGCCGGTCCTGCGGTACTCCTCGACGGTCCACACGACCCGGCATGGGGCCTTGATCATGCCGGCGAGGGTGACCGTGACGTCGACGTCGGTGGCCGCGCGGTCGGCCGAGGCGTCGATGCCGACGCCCATCGCGCGGTGCATCTCCCAGGTCATCACCGCCTCGGCGGCTCTGCGGAAGACGTCCTCGCCCTCGCCGATGCGGGTGCGCACATGGAG containing:
- a CDS encoding DUF1990 domain-containing protein, with the protein product MSFTYDDVGATRETGFCPPGFHPLHVRTRIGEGEDVFRRAAEAVMTWEMHRAMGVGIDASADRAATDVDVTVTLAGMIKAPCRVVWTVEEYRRTGWAYGTLAGHPECGEEAFVVERTGDGTVWLSVNAFSRPAKWYSRAAGPATRGLQHAYARRCGTVLRKLSAPESEY